The following are encoded together in the Sparus aurata chromosome 1, fSpaAur1.1, whole genome shotgun sequence genome:
- the LOC115583631 gene encoding C-type lectin domain family 12 member B-like isoform X1 produces MSEDLNVEQDLNKIVRFQAGDTEYMNVGDHINNGIIYENWSAVRKSEDNTTYDQQKITAVSVSSGKRNLLRGAAVFLGLLCLVLLAVVVVLVVLWIKDTAKLTSERDALQTSYSELESLSRNLAQNISQMEKEKDRLKAMNSNLTSQREISCCPDKWIKFGNSCYSISTTQKNWIDNKKDCENHDAQLVIISSTEEQEFLNSFRLRTWIGLTDEDREGTGRFTSQIIQDLMEQVKTVLRFRTDISL; encoded by the exons ATGTCTGAGGATCTCAATGTGGAGCAGGATCTCAACAAAATAGTTAGATTTCAGGCAGGTGACACAGAGTACATGAACGTTGGTGACCACATCAACAATGGGATTATTTATGAGAACTGGAGTGCTGTGCGGAAATCAGAGGACAACACTACCTACGACCAACAGAAAa TCACTGCAGTCAGTGTAAGTTCAGGAAAGAGGAATCTTCTCAGAggtgctgctgtgtttcttggGCTGCTGTGTCTCGTCCTCCTGGCTGTAGTTGTTGTCCTGGTGGTCCTAT GGATTAAAGACACTGCCAAACTGACCAGCGAGAGAGACGCACTCCAGACAAGTTACAGTGAATTGGAGAGCCTCAGTCGCAATCTTGCCCAAAATATAAGCcagatggagaaagagaaggacCGTTTGAAGGCCATGAACAGCAACCTCACAAGTCAGAGAG AGATATCATGCTGTCCTGATAAGTGGATCAAGTTTGGCAACAGTTGTTATTCAATTTCCACCACACAGAAAAACTGGATTGACAACAAAAAGGATTGTGAAAACCATGATGCACAGCTGGTGATCATATCCAGCACAGAGGAACAG GAATTTCTCAACTCATTTCGCCTGCGCACCTGGATTGGTCTGACAGATGAAGACAGAGAAG GTACTGGGAGGTTCACCAGCCAGATAATTCAGGACCTCATGGAGCAGGTGAAAACTGTGTTGAGATTCAGAACAGATATCTCTCTATAA
- the LOC115590862 gene encoding macrophage mannose receptor 1-like yields MSEDLYAKLDLAKKVRFQAGETKDGNTDDGKNIDNVIIYDNCWAEGSAAPKSEDNTSDHQQPSAGDVKRSPCRAAAVILGLLCLLLLTGLITLVVIYSKGISEWKMEMVHAHIRFNNLTEERDQLQSSYNNLTEERDQLKTSYNNLTEERDQLQSSYNNLTEERDQLQSSYNNLTEERDQLKTSYNNLTEERDQLKTSYNNLTEEQEQLQNRFDDMNKEREDLRKMLQSYGWRYFSGSFYYISSVKTSWWNSRDDCKKKGADLVIINSKEEQNFLIGFRVIMWIGLTDSQTEGTWKWVDGTPLTTRYWDDGEPNSAVDNEDCAELKHFDPEKSWNDVPCDGITDDVLQENLQHSAGLLVDQTGDTLDSTAASQTADSGLGAELAPAELLPADSVQDDKAVLLLLSSDEQPGSCILTERPFIYKSQPQSVTCAGDVKRSPCRAAAVILGLLCLLLLTGLVTLVVIYAKGYINVIGERDQLQTSYNNLTKERNQLQTSYNNLTKEQEQLQNRFDNMTKVKEDLHRMLREGWSYFNGSFYYISIPSEKKSWQNSRDDCKRRGADLVIINSKEEQQFLRSLHLRTWIGLTDNGTEGTWKWVNGMEVKEKFWANKQPDNNAPGGIDENCAEIYTGHSSINNWNDYVCSLTSNFICEKMLQ; encoded by the exons GTGCTGGAGATGTAAAGAGGAGTccctgcagagctgctgcagtgatTCTGGGTctgctgtgtctcctcctcttgaCTGGACTCATAACTCTGGTTGTCATAT ACTCCAAAGGCATCTCTGAGTGGAAAATGGAGATGGTCCACGCACACATCCGTTTCAACAACCTGACTGAAGAGAGAGACCAGTTACAGAGCAGTTACAACAACTTGACTGAAGAGAGAGACCAGTTAAAGACCAGTTACAACAACCTGACTGAAGAGAGAGACCAGTTACAGAGCAGTTACAACAACTTGACTGAAGAGAGAGACCAGTTACAGAGCAGTTACAACAACTTGACTGAAGAGAGAGACCAGTTAAAGACCAGTTACAACAACCTGACTGAAGAGAGAGACCAGTTGAAGACCAGTTACAACAACTTGACTGAAGAACAAGAGCAGCTCCAAAACAGATTTGATGACatgaacaaagagagagaagatcTTCGCAAAATGCTCCAatcat ATGGATGGAGGTATTTCAGCGGGAGCTTCTATTACATTTCCTCTGTGAAGACGTCCTGGTGGAACAGCAGAGATGACTGTAAGAAAAAAGGTGCAGACCTGGTGATCATCAACAGCAAAGAAGAACAG AACTTCCTAATAGGTTTCCGAGTGATCATGTGGATTGGACTGACAGACTCACAGACGGAGGGGACATGGAAATGGGTGGATGGGACTCCGCTGACCACAAG GTACTGGGACGATGGTGAGCCAAATTCTGCAGTCGACAATGAAGATTGCGCAGAATTGAAGCATTTCGATCCTGAAAAAAGCTGGAATGATGTACCAT GTGACGGCATCACGGATGACGTTCTCCAGGAAAACCTTCAACACTCCGCGGGTCTCCTCGTAGATCAGACCGGAGATACGCTTGACTCCACCGCGGCGAGCCAGACGGCGGATAGCGGGCTTG GTGCTGAACTGGCACCAGCAGAGCTGCTACCTGCTGACTCTGTCCAAGATGATAAagccgtgctgctgctgctgagctcagACGAGCAGCCAGGAAGCTGCATCCTGACGGAGAGGCCCTTCATCTACAAGTCACAACCACAATCAGTGACAT GTGCTGGAGATGTAAAGAGGAGTccctgcagagctgctgcagtgatTCTGGGTctgctgtgtctcctcctcttgaCTGGACTCGTAACTCTGGTTGTCATAT ACGCCAAAGGATACATCAATGTCATTGGAGAGAGAGACCAGTTACAGACCAGTTACAACAACCTGACTAAAGAGAGAAACCAGTTACAGACCAGTTACAACAACTTGACTAAAGAACAAGAGCAGCTCCAAAACAGATTTGATAACATGACCAAAGTGAAAGAAGATCTCCACAGAATGTTACGAG AAGGTTGGAGTTATTTCAACGGGAGCTTCTATTACATTTCTATTCCCTCTGAGAAGAAGTCCTGGCAGAACAGCAGAGATGACTGTAAGAGAAGAGGTGCAGACCTGGTGATCATCAACAGCAAAGAAGAACAG CAATTTCTGCGCTCATTACACCTGCGCACCTGGATTGGTCTGACTGATAACGGCACCGAAGGCACCTGGAAATGGGTAAATGGAATGGAAGTGAAAGAAAA GTTCTGGGCAAACAAACAGCCGGATAATAATGCACCTGGTGGGATTGACGAAAACTGTGCTGAGATTTACACAGGCCATAGTTCTATAAATAACTGGAATGATTATGTCTGCAGTCTAACATCAAACTTCATCTGTGAGAAAATGCTTCAATAA
- the LOC115583839 gene encoding histone H4: MSGRGKGGKGLGKGGAKRHRKVLRDNIQGITKPAIRRLARRGGVKRISGLIYEETRGVLKVFLENVIRDAVTYTEHAKRKTVTAMDVVYALKRQGRTLYGFGG; the protein is encoded by the coding sequence ATGAGCGGAAGAGGCAAGGGAGGAAAAGGACTCGGTAAAGGAGGCGCCAAGCGTCACCGTAAAGTCCTCCGTGATAACATCCAGGGAATCACCAAGCCCGCTATCCGCCGTCTGGCTCGCCGCGGTGGAGTCAAGCGTATCTCCGGTCTGATCTACGAGGAGACCCGCGGAGTGTTGAAGGTTTTCCTGGAGAACGTCATCCGTGATGCCGTCACCTACACCGAGCATGCCAAGAGGAAGACCGTTACTGCTATGGATGTGGTGTATGCTCTCAAGAGGCAGGGCCGCACCCTGTACGGCTTCGGaggttaa
- the LOC115583631 gene encoding CD209 antigen-like protein E isoform X2 codes for MSEDLNVEQDLNKIVRFQAGDTEYMNVGDHINNGIIYENWSAVRKSEDNTTYDQQKITAVSVSSGKRNLLRGAAVFLGLLCLVLLAVVVVLVVLWIKDTAKLTSERDALQTSYSELESLSRNLAQNISQMEKEKDRLKAMNSNLTSQREISCCPDKWIKFGNSCYSISTTQKNWIDNKKDCENHDAQLVIISSTEEQEFLNSFRLRTWIGLTDEDREGTWKWVLGGSPAR; via the exons ATGTCTGAGGATCTCAATGTGGAGCAGGATCTCAACAAAATAGTTAGATTTCAGGCAGGTGACACAGAGTACATGAACGTTGGTGACCACATCAACAATGGGATTATTTATGAGAACTGGAGTGCTGTGCGGAAATCAGAGGACAACACTACCTACGACCAACAGAAAa TCACTGCAGTCAGTGTAAGTTCAGGAAAGAGGAATCTTCTCAGAggtgctgctgtgtttcttggGCTGCTGTGTCTCGTCCTCCTGGCTGTAGTTGTTGTCCTGGTGGTCCTAT GGATTAAAGACACTGCCAAACTGACCAGCGAGAGAGACGCACTCCAGACAAGTTACAGTGAATTGGAGAGCCTCAGTCGCAATCTTGCCCAAAATATAAGCcagatggagaaagagaaggacCGTTTGAAGGCCATGAACAGCAACCTCACAAGTCAGAGAG AGATATCATGCTGTCCTGATAAGTGGATCAAGTTTGGCAACAGTTGTTATTCAATTTCCACCACACAGAAAAACTGGATTGACAACAAAAAGGATTGTGAAAACCATGATGCACAGCTGGTGATCATATCCAGCACAGAGGAACAG GAATTTCTCAACTCATTTCGCCTGCGCACCTGGATTGGTCTGACAGATGAAGACAGAGAAGGTACCTGGAAATGG GTACTGGGAGGTTCACCAGCCAGATAA